attGTGTTATAGTGTAAATTATTCATCGCTAATTTTAAAATCTTGGTTCTTACCTACcaatgatattaattttactaCCAACAtataaaccattaattacgATAGTAGTACTCACTTGAAAGTATTTGTTCATAGGTAAGATTGTCTTGGTGTGCTTGATAGTGTTGTATACCTTCTCGGTACATCGACTCTGCATTCTCGTTGATGGCCCGACTGAGTCGCCCGTGACTTTTGTGTACAGTTGTGCATTGTTGAAGTACTTGGATAGACAAAGGGTCAAACATGTTTTGGTTGAATGTTTGTGGAAAACCACGCCCTCCCTCGGGTATCGGTTGTATCGGTGCAGGCTCCGTGGTGACGGCACGAGGAGGACTCGGAGGAGGTAGAGGCACTTTTGCTTCGGACGCTCCATCAATCTCTGTTGGTGTACCGGCGTTGTCGGCTCTTGGCTGGAACATAATCAACTCTTAAATTTagacatacacaatgtacagtatacatgtgGAAATGTTTCAAATCATAATCACTAACTTTCATTACAACTTAAAGAAAAAACTGACGAATTATacgaaattattcaaataattcTCGGGGGTTACCCAGAAATAAAATACTCAACTTAAAGTTAACACCATGCATGAAAAAAATGcttttttacattttaaggCTAATATCACGTTAGATTTCAACTTAATTAACTGCTACTTAATTAACTTTAACTTAATTAATTTCAACTTAATTACTTCAACTTATTGTGAACAAATATCTGTAGTCGCAAAAGTAGCACTTACCTCTGAACACACTGATGTCATTTTGGCGTTTTCACACGAGCTAAAATCCCAGCAAAAAGTGGATGTTTTCTTTTCCTGACTAACTTCCGCAAACACAGTTACCACAATTCTGTGTATATATTAACAAGTGAAAGATATATCGTTTGGCCTGTATCTGtcatattttgtgtattatCATCAGATCATGCCATATACAACATGctaattactttgttttatttccGGCCTGTATCAACCCGAATACATTCCTACCGAGGCCGAAAAcgacaaatcggtcttctagttcaagtgtcggtcttctaattcaaaaaaccggtcttctaattgAAAAATctgtcttctaattcaagtgtcggtcttctagttcaagtgtcggtcttctaactcaaccACATGACCCCGAAAATAgactacacatacatacacatatccccacacacacacatacctgaACTCCACTCCCCCACACATAAAGACTAATGCCTGACGACAGATGAAAGTCCAGTATCACAGCAGCACGTCACACCTCTCGTATTAAAACTTATTTCGATGTTTTCAAAAGACTATCTCCATATCGGTACTCTCTGTTTTTGTCCATATTTTATCTGAATACACTCCTAATTTCTCTTCATAGAATccaaaatttaaataaacacaaacaaaaaacatcctaaacaaacaacaacaaaatcgtCAACCTCAGATATTCAGAATTTGCTTATCATTCACCAAAATGATAAATCCTTCTGTAAGCCCCGAGGACGACAGCAGTATTAGAAGCTTGGAATATCATACGTATTCGCAATGAAACTTTAGACCTATCTTAAAAAGAGGATCATGAAGCCCCAAACAAATGAGAATCCCTTATAAGATATGGTTACATACCTTGAATGAGTGCTGTCTTGTAGGGTTCTTATAGACAAGGAAATTACGAGCCTGTATGATGAGCAATCACTGCGCATGAAATAGCCTTTATTGAAGCACTGGCAACATATCTCGCATTTCAATCTTTTTTTTATATCGACGAAGAATTTTTACTTCCCTAACTGCTGATACTATATACAAGTATTCATTTAACAGGATGTGAAAGAATCTGCCTTACGTTTCCTTTTGATACCAAACACAGTACTGGGAATTCGGAGGATCTTCACTTTCGAACTAGTAAGTGAATGCCACGAGTACATACATAGATAGCTTTGTATAAATAAAGAAGCTTAGACTATGTGTTCCGTTCTCAAATCACAATGCGCTcctcatatcatatcaaagaCTCCAGGAGGCAATTCAAATTGAAATGGGCTACAACCGGAAAGTTAACAAAATTAGAATGTTATCGGCAAAACTAAAGCAAACCCGAAACCAGGAAAAAAACACCCCGTGAACTGAAAACTAATGAGAACATTAACGCATTGATGTTCTACTTCCATGTAACATACTGTTTCTCACAGAGAACCGTTACAAcagttttttcatttcattatgttCTCGGCTCAtcataaattaattaaaaaaacaacaacatcgaatcttagtctcggttacccagactctcaccgctgggggctcttctacgagaccacccagacgagaTGATACGTTTGacatgaagtattccccagcatgcactgctctagaaGCTACTTCCTACGCGGGCGAGTTGGAATCTCGCTTGGGGAgatctcgtaggcagagcccccagcggctaTCGTGTCTGGGATTAGACACTAACTCTTCAAATTAAAATATCCAATATCATGTCTGTATAAATTCCAGGAGTTGACCCTTTTTagtgttttttcatcaatttAAATAATTGGATCATTTTATCGCTATGAACACTTTGACTTTTACATACGTGCTTTGAACAAAACGTGACCAGCATGCATTTTTTTGCATCAAAGCCATACAGACACGAATTATATCTGATCCGGTACGTCAGGTGACCTGAATCGCTTGGTCTAAAATCGGCTAATTATATCATTCAAAATGGCAATTACTTGAGTGACGCCATATTAATTTCCACGTTTTCCTGACCCAACCTACTCATAGACTCTACTGTCTATGACCTACCGGATATCTATTTCTTGAATCTCACCAAAAATAACaatggcgccctctatggccagACCAGTGATGGTAAGCTAATAATTCACTTTCACGTTTGTCGAACTTTAACATTTATTTAGTAATAAGAAAAAAACGATCACCAGAAGAAAATTTACTGTCACTAAGTTTGTACAATTCGCGactatttaaaaaatgatggCAGGGGGGAGGAGGTTGTTTATTGACTTTCATTTTAGTCAACATATATATTAagacaaaaaaagaaagaacattaaagaaaataaatttatagTCAATTCATAGTAAATCATTTTCACGACTATTTAGATATTGATAGAGGGGTACTTATTTTCACTTCTGACTCTGTCCGAgtaaatacacatatatattaaaatataagtAACCAATTAATATAAGTAGTAAGTAATTGACCAAGAAAGAAATGAACTCACATTAGAAGGTCTACAATCAATTAATAGAGAACCACTCACAATTATTTCGCTAATAAGGATGGGATGGGTGGGGGTgaagggtggggtgggggtttacttttgtttttgcGATTAGGTACACgtacataaatatattatcaaGAAAAATAAAGCCCGCTAGAAAGCTTAGAGTGAGTTCGTAGAAAACCATTCATGACTTTCGAGGGTGAGATGTGGATATTTACTTTCTCTATCTATTACAAGGAAATAACGCATATTTGAAAGTTCATAGTGAAATCATAATAAACCATTCACGGCTGTTTCGAGAAATGatggggaggggtgggggtaaTACTTTCCTTTTGGCGAacatgtacatagtatgtaTTTAAGTAATTACCATAACAAAGCGTCTGGTCAGTGAGTTCGAAGAAAACCATTCACGGCTATTGCTCTGCATTAGGTCAAAGAGTATAGTTCCTTGCTAATAGTTTGTTGTGATTGTGAACATAGAGGACAGCAACTTTTAAGGGATATGGCGGCAAAGGGATATGCATACTCGGAGAAAATCGACGACACTTTCCTGGTATGTGGTATTTGTTTAGAGCAATATAAAACACCTAAACGCCTGCCGTGTTTACACAACTTCTGCGAGTCGTGTTTGGTAACTCTGGTGGAGAAACATGGCGGTGATGTGATAATCTGCCCAAAATGTCTTCGACGCTTTCACCTGCCTGAAGATGGCGTGACAGGCATTCCTACTGATCAGTTCCTGCGCGAGATGATTGAAATGTCGAGGAAACGAGACGAAGGGTCAGTTGATTCAAGGAAATGCGAGGGGTGTGAAGAAGGTGACTGTGTAAAGCACTGTGTTGAGTGTATAATGTTGATATGTGTGGACTTTGCGTTACTTCACACGGCAGATTTCCTACAAGCAGTTCACATGATCTGATGCATTATGAAGAATATGTGTGTGCAATTGAAGATGATCCAACCTTAGTGAGGCCACCATTACGCTGTTCCACCCACCCAGGTATGAGCATAGACGGAATATTTCTGCGACACCTGTGAGGAGGCCATTTGTATGAAATGCACAACGATGGCCCATCCACGACCAGAACACCAATATAAGTACTTGAAAACTGCCGTACAGGAATACTCTGAGGTATTGGAAGATGAATTAGAAAATTTATAGGAGAGAGAAATAAGAGCTACCCAGAGTTTGATAGAGGTGAGACAGATGTCACAGGGCTTGGATAAGTCCTACCACCTAGAGGAAAAGAAATTGAAAGAACACTTTTTGAGTACAACAGATCTAGAGGAAGTCGCTCGTTTGGTACAACACATTGGAAATGAGTTGCTGAACGAACTGAAAGAAAAGTATGAcgaaaagaaaaagaatattAAAACCCAGCTTAAAGAACTAGCAGGTTCTGGAGATGACCTCTCACAAACAAGAGAGTATGTCGGTAATCTAATGCATTACGGTACCGGGTAGTGCTGGTCAACTGATGATTGCCAAGAAGGAGATCTCAACACAAATGCAGGTGTTGGAGGACATCCAAACGAAGCCTAGTGGATCGGATGAAGACTATTTAGCATTCCAGCCATCCGACAAATTCTGTGACATGCCGAGTTTAGGTGTTATCCAGACACACGCTCAAAACTACAAGTTGACCAACGTTCCTGAGTTTGCTAGAGTTGGGGAGCACATAACTGTTACAATAGTAACTAAAAGTCCACAACGCAGGGGAAGAGAAAAAAACGGTGGAGGCAGTGTTAGAGAAGCCTGACAAAACCACAGAAGCTGTAGACGTGAGGAAGAACGAATTCGAAGATAAAACATGGACATTAAAAGCTTGTAGTAAGGTGTGGGGTAAACATGAACTGTCAGTCTCCATTTCCAAGCAAGTCGCACAAGGCTCACCGGCCATAGTAGATGTGATCCCACAGAAAGGTCTAATTTGGAAGGTTGGACGTGGCGGGAGAGGATTAGGCGAGCTAAGTAATCCATGGGGCATTCTTCCAACAGTAGATGGAGATATACAGGTATGTGAACGCATGAATCAAAGGCTGCAAACATTCACCACTGGAGGTCAACCGAAGAGTATAATAAAGTTCAATAAATCCACAAACCCCATCGCTCCACTGTTTTCTGTACGGGGAGAAAATGATCGTATATTCACAACTGACAAATGTTCAGATAAAGTTGTCGTCcattatgaaaataatagtCAGGTGTTGGGGTATTTTGGAAAATTCCAATACCCATTCGGGATCGCGATTAGTCCGTTGAATAAGATGGTGTATGTCGTAGGTCACAGCCTGCACTGCATAAAGATATATCAGCAAGATGGAACGCACCATAAGGAATTTGGAAGACAAGGTCAAGGGTTAGGTCAATTGTTGAATCCTTTAGATATAAAGATTAACCTAGAGGGTCAAGTCTATGTATCTGACTACTCCAACCATAGAATCCAAGTATTTGACTGTGAAGGAGAGTGTCTGTTTTCCTTTGGAAGTCAAGGCCGAGGCGATGGACAGTTGAACCATCCAGCGGGACTGGCTCTAGACAGTGCCGGTAATGTGTATGTAAGCGATCGTTACAACTGTAGGGCCTTGAAATTCTCCTCAGACGGCAAATACATTGGCCGAATCGACAGCGACGATAAGGCGTGCAACAACCCAACAGGTATATATGTCACTGGTGATAAACCATACGGAAATGTTGTGGTTGCAGACAGTCGTGCAAACAGTGTGAACATGTTTGCACACTGAGTAACTGCAAATCAACGCTAAAGGAAGGGCACCCATTCAGTTCAAAAGGTAATGCCCTGATAGGCGAGGGAAATCGCGATCGGACCGGGCGCCAGCTCTCCGTCGAGGATGGCAAATTTGAATCGGACAAAGACTCCAACAGACCAACTCTACTATAAACATCTTCGACCTTAATGTTATGAGGCTTcttcattttgtttaaattttggtTAGAAATCAGCTGAAGTACCATATTGGACTACTTTTGTTTAATTATGTCTTGTcaagatgaaatgaaattgcTGTATTTATTCCTAGACATTTACCTGATTCGAACTATCCACTGGAATCAAATATTAAAGACCTGAATGCATGTTATGTACATCAAAAAGaactttaaaatcaaaattttccAAAGCATACAGCACAGATGTGTTTAATTCCAATCTACAAGGTAACATTTTAGTGCAGAAAATTATAACTTGGACCAATTAAATTATAATTCTTTGCAGATGTGAAGATGAATTGACATgacattaaatattatataccCTTTATGCAAAAAAAGTAATAGTAATTTAAAATAGTGTCAATGAATTTTATACTTAAACGTTTCATCACAGCAGATATGGAATAAGGAAGCCAAATACAATGTTACTTTTTtgaaactgtcaatcaaacttCTTTACTTTGAGAAGTTTAATATGCTTCTAGAACTGTTGTCATCCTTTCTTGTAAAAATGATTCTGCAGTTTCATTTAAACAAAGCTTCTTTAATTTAGAACACAGTTCAACATTATCTCGAcctcatgtttttttttttttttaaaaatagtactTCAGGTACAGCCAACTGGTCGATTTGTCTTTCAAAAATTCCAAATAGTCAGTGAACTATGTTGACACAGCTTTTAGCAataccacgcccatggcaacaaccaaatgatgaagtatattgcaaagatgaaacgtggcatgggtaggtaagtgaatagcaattccaaaaatgtaagcaaatatgcctagcaataaaaccgtgcccatagcaacagtcaaatacagCTGTGCTATAACGCCATGGCGTTATTGTTAGTTATATTGAAGATTaaagggaaaaaaatgaaagctGTTCGTATGTGTGCCCTCTCACTTCTGTTAAGCGATATATCACAATGTGCCGTCGCGACGTACCCACTTCACAGAATGTCGTCTGCCATTCCCGTCCCCTTATCAATACTCCCACTGCCCTCTCCCCATTATTCAGCTTCACTTTATCttgcaatatatttatattcacaCTTAGGCAATTTCAACGCCATAAAACATTATCGAATTACTAACTCACTCTGGgttttacatttttgtcaaaGTGTACTCTTGGGCTGCCAAATCTAATAACTCTAATAATGATACCCGAATTGCCGATACCTTTCCCTCCTTTGGATATCACATTTTTATCAAAGTTCACTCTCAAAATGCTCGAACGATGTCTGAATTACGAGCAATGTTCAACGACTTAGGGGGTTTGAACCTCGTCCGCAGTTTTAGCTCCTGTCGCCCATACTTACCACTTGTATATATCGTCTCTGATAACAAGTGTACCTAAATTGGTTATTTTAGTCTCCAAACGTTTACATAAACTCCAAACAACAATAACCGTGcttttattttaacaattaacatttatttagtatgtGAGATAAAGAAGGACTATGCACAAgtacaaattcaaaatggcgacTTTTTTTGGACAGAATATGGTATGACTGAGACAAAAGCTTCAATTCGATGCAAAGCAAAACTACCAGAGTGTGATGGGTGTTATGTTCTCACCCTTGGTTGTACACGGGCTCTATATAGTTCTAGTAAGCAATGAATAACGAAACTTACAAACGTTATAATGCACAATTAGTCCAACTGTGTTCAACCATTAAAGAGAGTTCGACGTGTCCTGGTCGACAGTCCTCATTAGAATAACCAATTTCATACAGCTGAGTTGAGTAATTTGAAGCAAAACACCCCAAAGCAACAATACTAAAGGTAGTGGCTCAATATGGGCCTATCTACCAACTTTCGAAACCAAATGTCAGTTTTATATTTGTAGTTGTACCTTTAGAGATATGCATACAACGTTAGTCtttaattttgatcaaaatctCAAAAGGATAATGAACACATGTCATGCATTGTTGGCCCATGCTACATTAGTGCCAAGTAATAGACAAAAGACTTAAAATACTATGACTTCctgagtatattatataatgaaaTTAGCCAAAATATCCTGAAAAGTTTTACTTCCAAACCTGCGAATGAAAAGAGAAATATATTAATCgtgatttcaaaaaaaatgagAAGAATATCTCTAATGCATTGAATACTACCTTTGAGAGCTAGCTACAGTAGTCTGGTTTACAAAGGGAACTGTTAGTATTGATTTAGGAAAGTTggaattattatttcaaatgctatAACAGATATTCATGAAGCAATCGGCGTGACGTGGTTTTGTCTATTAAGCGTCATATTACCGGAATGACAATTCGGTAAATTAAACGTGTTATTCTCATTCTAAATTCAGGAGGATAAGTGCTTAATGATCCTGAGAATGTATACGTGAATTGCACCACCCTCTCACCATGAACTAACGAATTCGATTTTAGCTTTCATGGCGTTTACAGTATTACTAAAAGCCTAATAACGTTACCTCACTGTCCTGGCCGTGTCAGGACTCCTGAATCACAGCAATTGTCTCCCATGCCTTGTTCCACCGAGTCCTTTAACCAGCAATTACCGAAAGTTTGGCCTGGTCTCTTGTCGAATGTCCAGGACATACATCCACGGGTATTCCAGCAGCTCTCACAGCATTTCAGTTTGTTCTGTACCTTGATTACGGATTCGTCATAGATACCACTTATGGGAAATTTAAAGTTGTACTTTATGCCGCACCATGGTATGCCTGTACAAGAGCAATTGGATTGATCAGAAAACGTAATAAAAATCAAAAGAATAGAACGGAGTCGAAGATTAATTAAATTTGTGCTTCTTCAATACTACTATTCAGCCCTGTAACAACTGATAACGACTTTTTTGATAATGTAGTACAAGTTCACCAAATCAAATCAACCGATAACGTTTAAACTCGAAAATGCAATAGAAATACCGATATAGTTATAAAAAGTGATCTACTTTTTACTGCAACCGATCACTAAACACACCGACTTGATAATGTAGTAAACATTAACCGATAACATATCAAATCAACCGAATtctactattttttttatctgttgGTTACTTCGTTATTAGTTGTAATTCGCTCTCTACGGCTCTCTTAAATGAACGCCATTTTCACTTGCGTGTGCCCATTCATTGAAACACGTGACTacttttcatcttttaaaagtGTTAGATTATTAGTTTATCACTAGCATTATAttaaaacagtaaatgtaattccgttattattttatagtatGACGATTATAAGCTTGTAAAATTAGTCTTTCATTCAAGGTTCGGATATCAAGGTACGAAATTTCGCCAGACAAAAATTGCAACATCAAATTCATAGCCTTTTAAACATTTTGGTTGGGAGTATTACTATATTATACATTAAACTTGCCTTGGCAGTTGTCTGCTGGTTCACCTATGTTACAATAGCCCATGTAACCTCTGTCGTCATCTGACGAGAAGCACCAGGCACCATCACTGTCACTGTTAGGGTTTCGACAAAACGAGTGATCCCCTAGTCCACTGTTAGGGTAATGTTCCACGATGAAGTCGTGTTTGAACGGATACTGGTCCGTCCATTTCTGACAGGGAATCCCATTCCGGGTTTCCGAAACGGATCCTCGGTAATCCACGGCGTTGGCGTTTTCGTAACATTCACTGAGGTCAATATCTCCTGTGGGGaaagggagaaatattaataatCAAGTGTAACATCTCTCCCCCCTTTCTTTACATGAAGACAaagatgacaacaacaacaacaacaacaacaacaacaacaacaacaacaacaagtgcTATTCACTTAGAATATAATTGATTTTAGCTTTGAAATACTGGGAAATAATTTTTCAAAGGAAGGCTACAGTGACTATATCAGTCCTTGTGGACGTCCTTGCTTCCCAATAGCACCCCTAGTGTCAAAAACTATATACTCTTTTGTTTTCTCCATAACAGGCCGATTGGTTGTGAGTAGAAAGGCGCTAACTTACCAAAGCCATCGATAGGTCCTACATATATTGGCGACCGTGGGGTTGGGGTTGGTTCTTGGGTAACTGTAAGCAAGAGGTTTGAAATCAAAGCAGAAGGAAAAACTTGAGAACGTTGATGATGATCACACTACGTACATGTTGCTATTAATATTGATGGCgatggttgctatgacaactaACGATGATAGTGACGCGTGGCGTTTTCAAGAATGTAAATGTAATAGCGAAGCTTTGTTCATCAAGATATGGAAAGATTTCACATCACAGGTCACAATTACAGATGGGGAAGCTATAAAGGTTAATAACTTAGATAATTTCGAATATTTTTGTGTGTTGCAAATTTgagaaaatacaagtgacttaAGGGGTCTTGGCACTACACGTCCTCCATCCTTTTCTCGACTGAAGGCAAATACTAGGAGTGGTATGATTTTTCCTGCTCAAGCTGAATTTGTATAAATTAAGGCAAACAAGGACGATATTCGAGCACCAAAGATAATGACGTCCGCGCTTGTCCCTCGGAATGACCAGAAAATATTATCTGTTCGAATGCGTACAACTTGGCACGCGATCACGGTGGTGCAATTAtcatacaggaagtgattttAATTGGCGCAGCAACAGAGAACAACCCTCGTTCTCATTCATCATACAAAGATACGAAGTACTTTACCTTGACAATTTTCCTCGGGTTTTCCAACATAGCAGGTCTGAGTTTTCTTCTTCGGGTCGgtagtaaaacaccaagcacCGTTTTTACGGTTGTTTGGGTTCCGACAAAAATTATGATCGCCAAGTCCGTGTAAAGCATAGTTGTATTTCTCCTCGgtatatatatgtctatgtGGGCTTTGAGATGACCAATTCTGACACACCCTTCCACTCTTTGTACGGCTGACCTTGCCACGATAGTCCACGGCATTTTTTTCTACGAAACACTCACCAGTACCTggcaacactacaaatcaccattGCAGGTGTTGAAATAAGGAACGcacagaaaaaagaaaaaatacatacagaaaaagaTTATATGAttcagtaatatatatatatatatatatatatatatatatatatatatatatatatatatatatatatatatatatatatatatatatatatatatatatatatatatatatacacattaattGAAGTCACCGGTCACCGGTCACATTCTCAATGTGTCATGTTGTCGGCTGTGACCCCGCAGTTCGCATCCGGGAATTTCCGTAACACTGGAATCATGCATTTTTATAGCTTCATCAAGCTTTCCCTCAAAGCCACACAAAATCGAAGATGTGAAACGTTTTGACCATTAAGAGATATGTGACATTCAGTAACACAGCAAAACAAATAATATCAAACGGTACTAGTATCTGGACACTAAACGTCACATCGTCACAAATAAGGTCATTTCCTTGGACCGGTAAATGACGTGTACTCTAatactaaaaaaaaaccaatatgGAGGTACAATTTAGATATTGACGTCAGGTGACATAACTTTACATGTTTGAAACTGTAAATTACCAATTTGCAGTGGAGAGTAATGATAACTATTTAAGATTACCTTTCTCTTCCATCCCAGTTCGACCTATTTAAAAGAagtatataaaaaaatcaaaagggTTGCAACGTCCAGTCATTATTAGGAATCGTGTTCATCTGATCACACGCGTATCTTATGGGTATGAGTCAGTTAGAACAACAGCGTGTTGCTGGTCACCTGTCACTGGCTATATTTGATACACAACCACGCAAAAACCAATAGCAAACTGCACGTGCtacacttcaagatagcaagaCTGAATGCATACAGTTTCTTacgatattttgtctaaatgaaaggAAATAAAGTGTCACcatggaaattaaaaaaaagtgtcaCCATGAAGATATTGaatgtagacatcaaaagtTTGGCGTCTGTGGCTAGTTACAGGTTTATTTCTCTCTGACTGAACGGTAGAAATTGCTATATTCCCATTTTTATGCGTAGAATGTCCACATTATGGCTGTGTTATATTTagtaactaactaacaaacaaaaaacaaacaaacacacacacaaacaaacaaacaaacaaacaaacaaacaaacacacagacaaacaaacaaacacacacacacacacacacacacacacacacacaaacaaccaATTCCCGTTTTAAACTGTGATACTAAATGAATGAGTCCATGAAATATAGTATGTAGATTTACTCACCGCATTTATACAATTTGTTGAGTTTAAACAAATCCCATCTACTAAAGAAATTCTTGTC
This portion of the Glandiceps talaboti chromosome 7, keGlaTala1.1, whole genome shotgun sequence genome encodes:
- the LOC144437740 gene encoding uncharacterized protein LOC144437740 isoform X1 encodes the protein MTWTRTVFVIFICLCLLKDHFVITSEEGDLLTGNRKGRRSRSKKTRKRTKFGKHEEDAMSYILEQNSVGSNEAYDVVIEGDIDVPREDVELQMAKLVLRDSDKLWKNGTVPYVIDSRFKKKNKKYIIKAMKHFEERTCIRFIPRTNQADYVYIESSDRCRSLVGRIGGKQYLRLGESGCMYLGTIIHELMHTLGFYHEQSRTDRDKYIDIQWHNIERGRHDEFQKYGHKTTDTLGAPYDYFSVMHYHETAFSKNGRPTIVPKLIPDVEIVDKNFFSRWDLFKLNKLYKCGRTGMEEKVLPGTGECFVEKNAVDYRGKVSRTKSGRVCQNWSSQSPHRHIYTEEKYNYALHGLGDHNFCRNPNNRKNGAWCFTTDPKKKTQTCYVGKPEENCQVTQEPTPTPRSPIYVGPIDGFGDIDLSECYENANAVDYRGSVSETRNGIPCQKWTDQYPFKHDFIVEHYPNSGLGDHSFCRNPNSDSDGAWCFSSDDDRGYMGYCNIGEPADNCQGIPWCGIKYNFKFPISGIYDESVIKVQNKLKCCESCWNTRGCMSWTFDKRPGQTFGNCWLKDSVEQGMGDNCCDSGVLTRPGQFGSKTFQDILANFII
- the LOC144437740 gene encoding uncharacterized protein LOC144437740 isoform X2; the encoded protein is MTWTRTVFVIFICLCLLKDHFVITSEEGDLLTGNRKGRRSRSKKTRKRTKFGKHEEDAMSYILEQNSVGSNEAYDVVIEGDIDVPREDVELQMAKLVLRDSDKLWKNGTVPYVIDSRFKKKNKKYIIKAMKHFEERTCIRFIPRTNQADYVYIESSDRCRSLVGRIGGKQYLRLGESGCMYLGTIIHELMHTLGFYHEQSRTDRDKYIDIQWHNIERGRHDEFQKYGHKTTDTLGAPYDYFSVMHYHETAFSKNGRPTIVPKLIPDVEIVDKNFFSRWDLFKLNKLYKCGRTGMEEKVLPGTGECFVEKNAVDYRGKVSRTKSGRVCQNWSSQSPHRHIYTEEKYNYALHGLGDHNFCRNPNNRKNGAWCFTTDPKKKTQTCYVGKPEENCQVTQEPTPTPRSPIYVGPIDGFGDIDLSECYENANAVDYRGSVSETRNGIPCQKWTDQYPFKHDFIVEHYPNSGLGDHSFCRNPNSDSDGAWCFSSDDDRGYMGYCNIGEPADNCQGIPWCGIKYNFKFPISGIYDESVIKVQNKLKCCESCWNTRGCMSWTFDKRPGQTFGNCWLKDSVEQGMGDNCCDSGVLTRPGQ